One window from the genome of Natrialba magadii ATCC 43099 encodes:
- a CDS encoding FxLYD domain-containing protein produces MGDTKVLTGVVSKHVDESFITHIKEKSRYVDVNRRKFLLGSSVALTSALAGCASDGTEEVEGGTRDENGNAESNESADIEILDSELVIEAGSWPTDVYVEVTVENSGDVPSGDINLQADWYDEDGNYLDNDNARLTALKDGETWLARVYFLGTDAEDIEDYELEGEFSEDDYEPTEGLSLANSNMEVQGDELTVEGEVENNTGEEQSYVEVVATIYDEDGNVLGDQWTNVTDLRDGETWAFDFDYFSRDVRNRAQDAADHEILVKGSAW; encoded by the coding sequence GTGGGTGATACGAAAGTGCTGACGGGGGTCGTTTCGAAACACGTTGACGAGAGTTTCATAACACACATCAAAGAAAAATCCAGATATGTTGATGTGAATCGACGAAAATTCCTCCTTGGAAGCAGCGTTGCACTTACGTCCGCTTTAGCTGGTTGCGCTTCGGATGGAACTGAAGAAGTTGAGGGTGGAACACGAGACGAAAACGGAAACGCTGAATCTAACGAAAGTGCAGACATCGAGATTCTTGATAGCGAGCTTGTTATCGAAGCTGGCTCTTGGCCGACTGATGTCTATGTTGAAGTAACGGTCGAGAACAGCGGTGATGTCCCCAGTGGGGATATCAACCTCCAAGCGGACTGGTACGACGAAGATGGAAACTACCTTGATAACGACAACGCACGTCTAACAGCGCTCAAAGACGGTGAAACGTGGCTTGCACGTGTCTATTTCTTGGGCACCGATGCGGAGGATATTGAGGATTACGAGCTCGAGGGAGAGTTTAGCGAAGACGACTACGAACCGACAGAGGGTCTATCACTCGCTAACAGCAACATGGAGGTGCAGGGTGACGAACTGACCGTTGAAGGCGAGGTCGAAAACAACACTGGCGAGGAACAGTCGTACGTTGAGGTGGTTGCGACAATCTATGATGAGGACGGGAACGTTCTTGGAGATCAGTGGACCAATGTAACCGATCTCCGCGACGGTGAAACGTGGGCCTTTGACTTTGATTACTTCTCGCGGGACGTCCGTAACCGCGCCCAGGACGCAGCAGACCACGAGATTCTGGTCAAGGGTTCTGCCTGGTAG
- a CDS encoding Cdc6/Cdc18 family protein, translating to MIRNRLVFDDEYQTAILHRNEELRSLSRLLEPAIRGRRAEDVLIYGPSGVGKTATTRWLLRDLYQRASVQSVGIECSGATSHEIIHEAVYKHPSAGIVHQNQSRTDLLEILTEVTDQPYVVILDEADIIPDLDVLGDLLEIELVSVIAIAHQQVEWLARLGDDVEANFPADSQIEFRKYHEDELVDILKPRVEHGLVGRPVTTEQLEWIADETGGVARWAIQSVLAAAELAEERNHDRFREEDVQDSFERAKTKIRKANLRSLPVVYLRVYELVRAVGPVTGDELKAAYREHQDAIFEGQNRSPVTWRRVYDYLSKLADYDLLEMPGETNSKVYEVVDEELEAPVEFVVPGILYAE from the coding sequence ATGATTCGAAATCGGTTGGTCTTCGACGATGAATACCAGACGGCGATTCTCCATCGGAACGAGGAACTTCGGTCTCTTTCCCGTCTCCTCGAGCCTGCTATCCGTGGGCGACGAGCCGAAGACGTTCTCATCTACGGACCCTCTGGTGTCGGGAAGACGGCGACGACGCGCTGGCTCCTTCGCGATCTCTACCAGCGGGCGAGCGTCCAGTCGGTTGGGATCGAGTGCTCCGGAGCGACCTCCCACGAGATCATCCACGAGGCCGTCTACAAGCATCCGAGTGCGGGCATTGTCCACCAGAATCAGTCTCGCACGGACCTTCTGGAGATACTCACCGAGGTCACCGACCAGCCCTACGTCGTAATCCTCGACGAGGCGGACATCATTCCAGACCTGGACGTCCTCGGTGATCTGCTCGAGATCGAGCTGGTCTCGGTGATCGCGATCGCACACCAGCAGGTCGAATGGCTTGCCCGCCTCGGCGACGACGTCGAAGCGAACTTCCCCGCGGATTCGCAGATCGAGTTCCGGAAGTACCACGAAGACGAGCTCGTCGACATCCTCAAGCCGCGGGTCGAACACGGCCTCGTCGGGCGGCCGGTGACGACCGAGCAGTTGGAGTGGATCGCCGACGAGACTGGTGGGGTGGCTCGCTGGGCGATCCAGTCAGTGCTTGCCGCTGCGGAGTTGGCGGAGGAGCGCAACCACGATCGTTTCCGAGAGGAGGACGTCCAGGATTCGTTCGAGCGAGCGAAGACGAAGATACGGAAGGCGAATCTTCGGAGTCTTCCTGTAGTGTATCTTCGCGTGTACGAGCTCGTGCGTGCAGTCGGGCCGGTGACCGGTGACGAGCTGAAGGCTGCCTATCGCGAGCACCAGGACGCGATCTTTGAGGGGCAGAATCGGAGTCCAGTGACGTGGCGGCGTGTCTATGACTACCTGAGCAAACTGGCGGATTACGATTTACTCGAGATGCCCGGTGAGACGAACTCGAAAGTGTACGAAGTGGTTGACGAGGAACTGGAAGCGCCGGTTGAGTTTGTGGTACCGGGGATTCTATACGCAGAATAA